The Pan troglodytes isolate AG18354 chromosome 8, NHGRI_mPanTro3-v2.0_pri, whole genome shotgun sequence genome window below encodes:
- the TRUB1 gene encoding pseudouridylate synthase TRUB1 isoform X1 — MAASEAAVVSSPSLKTDTSPVLETAGTVAAMAATPSARAAAAVVAAAARTGSEARVSKAALATKLLSLSGVFAVHKPKGPTSAELLNRLKEKLLAEAGMPSPEWTKRKKQTLKIGHGGTLDSAARGVLVVGIGSGTKMLTSMLSGSKRYTAIGELGKATDTLDSTGKVTEEKPYDKITQEDIEGILQKFTGNIMQVPPLYSALKKDGQRLSTLMKRGEVVEAKPARPVTVYSISLQKFQPPFFTLDVECGGGFYIRSLVSDIGKELSSCANVLELTRTKQGPFTLEEHALPEDKWTIDDIAQSLEHCSSLFPAELALKKSKPESNEQVLSCEYITLNEPKGEDDVIKTC, encoded by the exons ATGGCCGCTTCTGAGGCGGCGGTGGTGTCTTCGCCGTCTTTGAAAACAGACACATCCCCTGTCCTTGAAACTGCAGGAACGGTCGCAGCAATGGCTGCGACCCCGTCAGCAAGGGCTGCAGCTGCGGTGGTTGCGGCCGCGGCCAGGACCGGATCCGAAGCCAGGGTCTCCAAGGCCGCTTTAGCTACCAAGCTGCTGTCCTTGAGCGGCGTGTTCGCCGTGCACAAGCCCAAAGGGCCCACTTCAGCCGAGCTGCTGAATCGGTTGAAGGAGAAGCTGCTGGCAG AAGCTGGAATGCCTTCTCCAGAATGGACCAAGAGGAAAAAGCAGACTTTGAAAATTGGGCATGGAGGGACTCTAGACAGCGCAGCCCGAGGAGTTCTGG TTGTTGGAATTGGAAGCGGAACAAAAATGTTGACCAGTATGTTGTCAGGGTCCAAG AGATATACTGCCATTGGAGAACTGGGGAAAGCTACTGATACACTAGATTCTACGGGGAAGGTAACAGAAGAAAAACCTTACG ATAAAATAACACAAGAAGATATTGAAGGCATTCTACAGAAATTTACTGGAAATATAATGCAAGTGCCCCCCCT CTATTCCGCATTAAAGAAAGATGGACAAAGACTTTCGACTTTGATGAAGAGAGGTGAAGTCGTAGAAGCAAAACCTGCCAGGCCAGTGACTGTATACAGTATCTCCCTTCAAAAATTCCAGCCACCATTTTTCACATTAG ATGTTGAATGTGGAGGAGGTTTTTATATCAGAAGCTTGGTCAGTGACATTGGAAAAG AACTATCTTCCTGTGCCAATGTGCTAGAGCTGACCCGAACCAAACAGGGACCATTTACGCTAGAAGAACATGCCCTTCCTGAAGACAAATGGACAATTGATGACATTGCACAGTCTCTTGAGCATTGCTCATCTCTTTTCCCAGCAGAGTTGGcacttaaaaaatcaaaacctgAGTCTAATGAACAGGTTTTGAGCTGTGAATATATAACTCTAAATGAGCCAAAGGGAGAAGATGATGTAATTAAGACGTGTTGA
- the TRUB1 gene encoding pseudouridylate synthase TRUB1 isoform X3: MAASEAAVVSSPSLKTDTSPVLETAGTVAAMAATPSARAAAAVVAAAARTGSEARVSKAALATKLLSLSGVFAVHKPKGPTSAELLNRLKEKLLAEAGMPSPEWTKRKKQTLKIGHGGTLDSAARGVLVVGIGSGTKMLTSMLSGSKRYTAIGELGKATDTLDSTGKVTEEKPYDKITQEDIEGILQKFTGNIMQVPPLYSALKKDGQRLSTLMKRGEVVEAKPARPVTVYSISLQKFQPPFFTLDVECGGGFYIRSLVSDIGKEI; this comes from the exons ATGGCCGCTTCTGAGGCGGCGGTGGTGTCTTCGCCGTCTTTGAAAACAGACACATCCCCTGTCCTTGAAACTGCAGGAACGGTCGCAGCAATGGCTGCGACCCCGTCAGCAAGGGCTGCAGCTGCGGTGGTTGCGGCCGCGGCCAGGACCGGATCCGAAGCCAGGGTCTCCAAGGCCGCTTTAGCTACCAAGCTGCTGTCCTTGAGCGGCGTGTTCGCCGTGCACAAGCCCAAAGGGCCCACTTCAGCCGAGCTGCTGAATCGGTTGAAGGAGAAGCTGCTGGCAG AAGCTGGAATGCCTTCTCCAGAATGGACCAAGAGGAAAAAGCAGACTTTGAAAATTGGGCATGGAGGGACTCTAGACAGCGCAGCCCGAGGAGTTCTGG TTGTTGGAATTGGAAGCGGAACAAAAATGTTGACCAGTATGTTGTCAGGGTCCAAG AGATATACTGCCATTGGAGAACTGGGGAAAGCTACTGATACACTAGATTCTACGGGGAAGGTAACAGAAGAAAAACCTTACG ATAAAATAACACAAGAAGATATTGAAGGCATTCTACAGAAATTTACTGGAAATATAATGCAAGTGCCCCCCCT CTATTCCGCATTAAAGAAAGATGGACAAAGACTTTCGACTTTGATGAAGAGAGGTGAAGTCGTAGAAGCAAAACCTGCCAGGCCAGTGACTGTATACAGTATCTCCCTTCAAAAATTCCAGCCACCATTTTTCACATTAG ATGTTGAATGTGGAGGAGGTTTTTATATCAGAAGCTTGGTCAGTGACATTGGAAAAG
- the TRUB1 gene encoding pseudouridylate synthase TRUB1 isoform X2, which produces MAASEAAVVSSPSLKTDTSPVLETAGTVAAMAATPSARAAAAVVAAAARTGSEARVSKAALATKLLSLSGVFAVHKPKGPTSAELLNRLKEKLLAEAGMPSPEWTKRKKQTLKIGHGGTLDSAARGVLVVGIGSGTKMLTSMLSGSKRYTAIGELGKATDTLDSTGKVTEEKPYDKITQEDIEGILQKFTGNIMQVPPLYSALKKDGQRLSTLMKRGEVVEAKPARPVTVYSISLQKFQPPFFTLDVECGGGFYIRSLVSDIGKGFADGSQA; this is translated from the exons ATGGCCGCTTCTGAGGCGGCGGTGGTGTCTTCGCCGTCTTTGAAAACAGACACATCCCCTGTCCTTGAAACTGCAGGAACGGTCGCAGCAATGGCTGCGACCCCGTCAGCAAGGGCTGCAGCTGCGGTGGTTGCGGCCGCGGCCAGGACCGGATCCGAAGCCAGGGTCTCCAAGGCCGCTTTAGCTACCAAGCTGCTGTCCTTGAGCGGCGTGTTCGCCGTGCACAAGCCCAAAGGGCCCACTTCAGCCGAGCTGCTGAATCGGTTGAAGGAGAAGCTGCTGGCAG AAGCTGGAATGCCTTCTCCAGAATGGACCAAGAGGAAAAAGCAGACTTTGAAAATTGGGCATGGAGGGACTCTAGACAGCGCAGCCCGAGGAGTTCTGG TTGTTGGAATTGGAAGCGGAACAAAAATGTTGACCAGTATGTTGTCAGGGTCCAAG AGATATACTGCCATTGGAGAACTGGGGAAAGCTACTGATACACTAGATTCTACGGGGAAGGTAACAGAAGAAAAACCTTACG ATAAAATAACACAAGAAGATATTGAAGGCATTCTACAGAAATTTACTGGAAATATAATGCAAGTGCCCCCCCT CTATTCCGCATTAAAGAAAGATGGACAAAGACTTTCGACTTTGATGAAGAGAGGTGAAGTCGTAGAAGCAAAACCTGCCAGGCCAGTGACTGTATACAGTATCTCCCTTCAAAAATTCCAGCCACCATTTTTCACATTAG ATGTTGAATGTGGAGGAGGTTTTTATATCAGAAGCTTGGTCAGTGACATTGGAAAAG